A genomic region of Nitrosomonas ureae contains the following coding sequences:
- a CDS encoding zonular occludens toxin domain-containing protein yields the protein MVVDEAAYPWPAIDLKDPPEYIKYLSQHRKHGLDFLVITQSPKFVHPFVLENADRHIHLSQEWSGNKQ from the coding sequence ATAGTTGTCGATGAAGCCGCTTATCCGTGGCCGGCCATCGATCTGAAAGACCCTCCAGAGTACATCAAATATCTTTCCCAACATAGAAAGCACGGGCTTGATTTCCTGGTAATCACGCAATCGCCCAAATTCGTGCATCCGTTCGTACTCGAAAATGCTGATCGGCATATTCATTTAAGCCAGGAATGGTCAGGTAACAAGCAATGA
- a CDS encoding protein-glutamate methylesterase/protein-glutamine glutaminase, which yields MKKISVLVVDDSALIRKLLSEIINSQPDMEVVGVAADPLAAREMIRTMNPDVLTLDVEMPKMDGIDFLEKLMRLRPMPVVMVSTLTEKGSDVTFRALELGAIDFVSKPKIDIVSGLKEYGTEIADKIRIAKSARLKRQMSIPVTKSATADAVLPVVLNRISSTEKLIIIGASTGGTEAIKEFLIRMPPDSPGILVTQHMPEGFTKSFANRMDSICKISVTEAQGGERILPGHAFIAPGHSHLLLKRSGANYITELNHGEPVSRHRPSVDVLFRSAANCAGKNAIGVILTGMGKDGAAGMLEMHKAGAYTFAQDEASCVVFGMPKEAIATGGVNEIVSLKDMAKCVLSKLSSIGSHSNRI from the coding sequence ATGAAAAAAATTTCAGTTTTGGTCGTTGATGACTCGGCCCTTATTCGTAAGTTATTGAGTGAAATTATTAATAGCCAACCAGATATGGAAGTCGTTGGAGTTGCAGCTGACCCTTTGGCGGCACGTGAAATGATTCGAACCATGAATCCTGATGTGCTGACATTGGATGTTGAAATGCCTAAAATGGATGGAATTGACTTTCTGGAGAAATTAATGCGATTGAGACCTATGCCTGTTGTCATGGTTTCAACGTTGACCGAGAAAGGTTCGGACGTAACTTTTCGCGCACTTGAGTTAGGTGCAATTGATTTTGTGTCTAAGCCTAAAATCGATATTGTGTCAGGATTGAAAGAATATGGTACCGAAATTGCAGATAAAATTCGTATAGCCAAATCGGCTAGGCTTAAACGGCAAATGTCTATACCGGTTACAAAAAGTGCTACTGCGGATGCCGTTTTACCGGTTGTGTTAAATCGCATTTCATCAACCGAAAAATTAATTATAATAGGTGCTTCTACCGGTGGAACGGAGGCGATTAAAGAATTTCTGATTCGCATGCCACCTGATTCTCCGGGCATACTTGTAACGCAGCATATGCCGGAAGGATTTACCAAGTCGTTTGCTAACCGTATGGATAGTATATGTAAGATATCAGTTACTGAAGCTCAGGGGGGGGAAAGGATATTACCGGGTCATGCTTTTATCGCGCCAGGCCATTCGCATCTATTACTCAAACGTAGTGGTGCGAATTATATAACTGAACTAAATCATGGAGAGCCAGTGAGTCGACATAGGCCGTCAGTTGATGTACTATTTCGTTCAGCAGCAAATTGCGCAGGAAAGAATGCTATTGGTGTGATTTTAACGGGTATGGGAAAAGATGGCGCTGCAGGAATGTTGGAAATGCACAAAGCAGGAGCATATACCTTTGCTCAAGATGAGGCGAGTTGTGTTGTTTTTGGGATGCCCAAAGAAGCCATTGCAACAGGGGGAGTTAATGAGATTGTTTCATTAAAAGATATGGCTAAGTGTGTTCTATCAAAATTATCCAGCATAGGGTCACATAGTAACCGCATTTAG
- a CDS encoding IS3 family transposase (programmed frameshift) → MKKSKFSDSQIMAILKQAEGGVPVPELCREHGMSNATFYKWRSKYGGMDASMIARLKELEEENRWLKKMYAEERLKSELRKEALEKKLVAPWQRRDMAKQVVKQKRISIRLACEIYDISETCYRYQARLNADNRIIADWLLRLTHNQRNWGFGLCFLYLRNVKGFFWNHKRVYRIYRELELNMRIKPRKRLKRDKPEVLAVPLTINETWSMDFMYDQLEDGRSFRLLNILDDCNREGLGIEVDFSLPAGRVIRTLDRLIEWRGKPKRIRCDNGPEYISGLLSAWAAKNGIQLEFIQPGKPQQNAYIERYNRTVRYDWLSQHCFESIAEVQDYATKWLWTYNHERPNTAIGGITPKQKLAQLAH, encoded by the exons ATGAAGAAATCGAAATTCAGTGACAGCCAGATCATGGCGATACTCAAACAGGCCGAGGGAGGAGTGCCGGTGCCTGAATTGTGCCGTGAACACGGTATGAGTAATGCGACATTTTACAAATGGCGCAGCAAATACGGCGGTATGGATGCATCAATGATAGCCCGACTCAAGGAACTTGAAGAAGAGAATCGCTGGTTGAAAAAGATGTATGCTGAGGAACGGTTAAAATCCGAGCTACGTAAGGAAGCCCTCGAAAAAAAGT TGGTAGCGCCCTGGCAGCGGCGCGACATGGCTAAACAGGTTGTTAAGCAAAAAAGGATCAGTATCCGCCTGGCGTGTGAGATCTATGATATCAGCGAAACATGTTACCGTTATCAAGCCAGGCTCAATGCTGATAACCGTATCATTGCCGATTGGCTGCTGCGGTTGACGCACAATCAGCGAAACTGGGGGTTTGGTTTATGCTTTCTGTACTTACGCAATGTAAAAGGTTTTTTCTGGAACCACAAGCGTGTTTATCGTATTTACCGGGAGTTGGAACTGAACATGCGGATCAAGCCGAGAAAGCGGCTCAAACGTGACAAGCCGGAAGTGCTGGCGGTACCGTTAACCATCAATGAAACCTGGTCAATGGATTTCATGTATGACCAATTGGAAGATGGCCGCAGCTTTCGGTTACTCAATATACTGGACGACTGCAATCGTGAAGGATTGGGAATAGAGGTGGATTTCTCCTTACCTGCAGGGCGCGTCATACGCACGCTGGATCGCCTGATCGAATGGCGCGGCAAGCCAAAGCGGATTCGCTGTGACAACGGCCCTGAGTACATCAGCGGCTTACTCTCTGCCTGGGCGGCAAAGAACGGCATACAGCTGGAATTCATACAGCCCGGCAAACCTCAGCAAAACGCCTACATTGAACGTTACAACAGAACCGTACGTTATGACTGGTTAAGCCAGCACTGCTTTGAGTCAATCGCCGAAGTTCAGGACTATGCAACAAAATGGTTGTGGACCTATAATCATGAACGGCCTAATACGGCCATTGGAGGAATAACACCAAAACAAAAGCTCGCTCAGTTAGCGCATTAA
- a CDS encoding C40 family peptidase — protein sequence MKRYVGRSIIFIGVSFLVGCESIQEGSIYKQNYRPTVSKPLLDPNNMRKVLYSHYDEWQGVRYKYGGLSRQGIDCSGFVHLTFKSKLGMNLPRTTWMQAKIGQEIRQNDLRVGDLVFFKTGKTSNHVGIYLEKNKFLHASQKKGVTISRLDHIYWRSNYWKSVRI from the coding sequence ATGAAAAGATATGTTGGTCGATCTATAATTTTTATTGGCGTAAGTTTCTTGGTTGGTTGCGAATCAATTCAAGAAGGGTCTATTTACAAACAAAATTATCGCCCTACTGTCAGTAAGCCATTATTAGATCCAAATAACATGAGAAAAGTGCTCTATTCTCATTATGATGAATGGCAGGGTGTGCGCTATAAATATGGCGGACTGAGTCGACAAGGAATTGATTGTTCAGGTTTTGTGCATCTGACGTTTAAATCTAAACTCGGTATGAATTTACCAAGAACAACGTGGATGCAAGCAAAAATTGGACAAGAAATTAGACAGAATGATTTAAGGGTTGGAGATTTGGTGTTCTTCAAAACCGGTAAAACATCAAATCACGTAGGAATTTATTTAGAGAAAAATAAATTCTTGCATGCATCTCAAAAGAAAGGCGTCACAATATCAAGGCTTGATCATATCTATTGGAGATCCAATTATTGGAAATCTGTTCGCATCTAA